A segment of the Ipomoea triloba cultivar NCNSP0323 chromosome 1, ASM357664v1 genome:
CTTATCGTCTTCTTCATTGCATAAATTTCTCATTAATAAGTGAGTACGCGGTTGGCGAAGTTCACTCCGGCTAGCATTTCTCTCGCAAATTCCTCATCATATGTTCTCCATGCGAATTTGCTAGTTGCTTCATCACATAAATTGAGTTAAATATGTGAGAGATACTGATCAAGAAAGCAAAGATGGAGAAATTAAACAAGCATATCTACTACTTGCAATAATCTGTACGTGGTGTTGGGAATTTGAACAACTTTTCCCCATCACTTCGAAGCAGTTCCTTGACCATCTTAAGAGGAGTGTTCTACTGGATGTGCTCCAGCAATAACGTAACCCTTCATCATACACCACATTCACATCATATTGTCGAACCCAGTCTGCATTAGTCGCTTCCAAATAATTGCATTATTCCAATCGCCGCCCCTACAATTGCTCCTGTCACCGCCTACTCACTTATTAATATAATGAAGAATTTATGCAATGGTGATGGCGTTAAAGGGATCGGAGGGAATAAATCTTTAAAAATGAAGAGTATGTAATTGACAAATATAACCATGAAAAAAAGacttattaatataaataaaaattatataattttagggACTAAATGGGGCACACTATTGACAATTAAAGGACtaaatttgttcaaatcaattgaTAGGGACCAAATTTGCTAAAGCAAAACAATTCAGGGACTAAAAGCGCTATTTTCCCTATAATAAATGTGTAATGTTGTGTTTCTAATAAACATGAAATTTGTATATCATCAATAGTCATTTCCATGTgaaatatttaaattcaaatgaaaatatttgATTGTTCAATTTAAATGATTCGgaacattaatcatgaaatGTATGCTAGCCTAATGTATAATTCTTCTAGTGAATGCTTAATACATACACATTAAGTTTGTTATGATTTTAGTCTGTAATACAAATTTCATTTTGCCAGAAGGGTTTGACATTGCATTTCAATTCTCTATCAGTCATGAATTTGTAAAGGCTAATAGTCCTTTAAACTTGAAATGTATCCAAACTAACAATAATTAACCTTAAGTTATACGTGATTCAGATTTCATCTTCTAATTTGGTGTGATCCTAATAATTAATCTTGCTTGAccatgggttttttttttttggtattgttTATGTTTTGCCCAACAACATTAAGATGATTGCTTCTCTTAatgctgtttttttttcctttttaatcaaaattcaatacAGGTTACGTTAACGTAACATATGAAGTGATGTGTATCATGTGACCTATTAATCAACTCTGCTTATTGTAAAAGAATGTAAAGGTAACCACTTTGacgcgtacacggattgcttcccgcaataagtgcacactcaaggaatcactcaagaacctttcgtgtccaaaagaggatcttaccttgtagactcttggattttgagatcccaactctacaaatgtctcaccaaactaacaaataatactctcaacccttagattattaagcaaggctaagaattagagtattaggaatctagcactagaattaagatacaaaaataaaattagctatataatatgagtaatagtattctttttgggtttttggatatgtgtgtgaatataaagaacaagataaggggataaactagcttctcactagcctaccaagattgaatgcttctcacaaacaacctaaacttcaatgcacttctcatgcaaagaaaagagagaaatttcactcaaattgaattcttacaaggtgtgtctcaaaccattgagtttatggggtatttataggggaaaataaggtattaaatattctaggtcactaatcccacccaaaataaaaaattacaactttgtaaaagtaattcccacccaaaattaaaatacaaaataattccccacccaaaattaaaatacaaaataattccccacccaaaattaaaatacaaaataatttcccacccaaaattaaaaatacaacattttgcaaaagtaatttccacctaaaaataaaaaatacaattcttgcaaagtagtttcccacctaaaaaaagatacaccttgcaaataatttcacaccgagaaatttgatctgatactgaagtctgaattgtcttcaaaagtttttatgtgaagacaattgaatagaattatttttccagattgatcttcttcttcacaaaaagatgttggactccaatctgtttgcacaaaagtgttaaaagcctcttgaatcttccttgacttagatcttgttaccgggccactcgagacttttaatggatcatttatttgttgcattccggtctcatcacACTTTCATTTATCTTGTAATATCCTGTTAATTCCTAAATAATGAttaatgccaaagaccttggggtctagtggcacccggtgtctcggtttacactcctacatggatgataggagcatggttgcagtaggcgctaggcgctagtcgggcggtagactagcgcctaagcAGTCTAGGTGGCGCCTAGGTGGTTCTAGACGGTgacttataaaaacaaaaaattaattcatgtgtgtggctgtatgtcatatattatattatattatatatattatatatatatatatatatatgtatctcttacttctcttacttatataaataaataaatttaaatatatataatatataaatataataatgaaattaacaaggtcgactcgctcgagttaattCGGCTAACTCtcccgagttgggcgagttaactcagccaaattcggcccagtcggccgccaactcggcctagtcggccgagttaggcgctaggcggcctcctaggcgaccggccacctaggcggacgcctagggagcaattcgcctcggtctaggagcgcctagcgcctaggcgggtgccTAGCCGGCCTAGgtggggatttttgcaacagtggataGGAGTGAGTGACTCCTATTATCCTTGTATACTACACTGTAACAGAAAATTATTGAAAGATGAAGTTCTATTTCACCATCTAATGCTCATGTCATGAtgtgaaattaaaaaacaatgaCTAAtcaatatgtattatatttttatttttattaattatttatttattttgattctaaATCCTATATATTTACTACCAAATAAAAGAACTTGTTCTACTTAAACTTATTATCAtttccaaatattttattcaattatcattctaatttaaatgtttgaaccaaattaACACCctaattatgaaatatatttggCGTGCACACATGATGTTTTTATGTTGGATCTGAGCATTGTACTATGCTTATTCTCCAATAGGTCACCCATCTTGTAAATCAACCAATTGGTGATTGAAGTGTCCACGACACCATGATTCAATGAAAGAATGTTGAACTCGAGTACTCGACCCTCCAATGCATAGTCCCAACATTTTATAGTGGGAAACATTACGGCTGCAACAACAATAGTATGGAAAATGACGGATCTTATAATCAAGAAGAACCCATAAACTTTTATTGTTGAAACGTGTATTCTGAAACTTATTAATGAATTCCTtttctgttaaaaaaaaacaaaaaaaaaaccataagcTATGAGAAATGTTCAACTGGAACTCTGGAATTCAGGCAACTCATGAATGGGAAAGAGAAAGTCAGTACAATCAATCTTCCCAAATTAAAGTACTTGAAACTGGTGATCAAAGAAAGGCAGCCAATGGAGTTTCTTAAATAGCTAGCTAGGTTTTGGTTTTGCTTAATCTagggtttgaaaaaaaaaatcaacaacaaCGTAATTGTGACTATTTTCTAAGTTCATGGTTAAATTTagagtttatttaatttaaattgaatttgGTGGCTTAATTGTTACTTCATATTTCGCAAATAGTTAGATGACttgttttaaatttcttttaatttcactCAATGAATAACTAAGCTATTTCATATATACATGGCAtggactaaaaaaaaaacagtattaCAGTCTAAAACGTCTGAGAACTGGGAAATGAAATAATTGTTCAAAAACAGTAAAAACGATTAGAGGTCGCTGGATTCAAAGTCCAGAGTGCTAACCACTACACCATGGAACCACTACGCTTTAATACCAattattcattttataaattagGTTTGAATTACATATTTAAGCTGTGAGGAAATGTTCTTGAGTTTGGTTATGCTATGATGCAAAAAACTAACTGATGATAAATTGATAAGTAATAAAGCATCACTAATCTTCATGtgcttttcttttctctcaCAATTATACTATTAAAAATGATACAAATATTCTATTTTGGTACATCTAAGGTTCAAAAATTCAgcttttgactttttttttttttaaagttataatttataatttcgaACACAACTTTTAGATCATCAATCCTTTTAAAATTCACCAAACACACTTATCTCTTGTCTTAATTAAGTATTATTGACGTGTCAGTGGTGTCACATGTCTTATTTCCCTTGGTTACAATTTATTCTTAAAATTAAGCACTTTTTGTAGGCACCCAAACTAATATGGTATTTTCCTATTACTTCTCTTTGTCTTCTAGAATGATCTCCCACCTGTACTTTGCGCTTGAGTCATTCTTCTTTCTCACTCACTATAATAATCAAATGGAAAACTAAAAGGCCAATTCAGGTCTACTAAGAGAATCTTCTATAGTTGAACATGGGGGTATATTAATCTTCCCAATTTTGATAGGCCAATTTTCAACTGCTCACCGCATTCTACTGTGGAGTAAGGAGATGTGTATCTGCATACGAGTTTGTTGTTCATCAAATTCTTCTTGAGAATACATTGCAATATGTTAGGCCATATATTGTGTAAAAAAAATAGCTACAAAGTTTTTGGAAAAGGAATTCTAAGATATACTCTGTAGATTAAGAAAGGTTAATTGGTTGAACAATTGCTTTAATATCACTTAGCTTGTTGGTCTCTATAGCAAGTACAAATCTAGAGttggggggagggggagggggagggtgGGGTTTGTAAATAGAGTTTTAAACagtttttcatatatatttaaaaggaaaagtaaaccccttcaaaaaaaaaagaaggaaaagtaAACTAATAGTGCATAGTATAAATATTGAACTTGATAAGAATTTACTTTAAAGAAGGATTTTTGCAGCTTCGTTTATTTGAATGCGTAAGTGATTAATTTTGTGCGTGAATATGGTGAATTTgcaagtaaataattaaataggtAAAGATAGAGAGATTTTTATAATGGCCTGTCCAGAAAATTCTCTATTCTACTATTCTCGTATAGTCTATGGAGGAATTTAAGATTTAAAAGTGGAAACCTTTTTAAAAGGATCAATCACAAAGTTCCCTAGCTACATGCATGCTCAACTGTTCAATGATAGTCGTTCGGAATAGATGTATCACCTAGCAATTGGTCTCACTATTTGACTTTTCTGTTGCAAGGATCTTTCACCAAGTCCCCTTGAGTGTTGagtctccaattaaattcctcaTGAATGAAAGTTGTGGTGCTGGACACCTTGAATCTTGATGATTCAAGTTGGAGCTAAGAACAATGAGTTTATCTTAAAAAACTAGATGTTCAAGCTAAGAATGTGAAAGTTCAAGAAAATTATTCTTCAAGCTGCTTCTAGGTTACCCTTTTACACTGAGCAACATTTGCCTTGGAGAGATTTGAACAACTTCAAATGTTACTGATGGAGCACAGTAAGGGGCAGCTGTGTCCAAAAGCTGCTATATCCCTTAAAATCTGTTGCTTCTTCATAACTTTGGCATGAAAGTCTCCCTTTGTAGGAAAATTGTGTTTAGATTATTTAGACCATTTTGCTAAGTTGTCAGTATATTTTAGATCCTTCTTGATATACTAGAATTGACAcctaaattaaacattaatctTGTAAATAACTTTCTGAAAAATAATACAGTACAATTTGAACTAATTCTCTCAGTTACATAAATTGTCACCAACTTAGATTTTTAAGAACAGTTGTGCGAGTCGTGTGCGGAGTCGCTACTCCGGAATCCGGTTATACCTCTATTCATGAAGTTTCTTTTACTACTGTTTCGCTGGTATTTtgtattctaacttataaaactCCTGAAACTTTGAATGTCTTCGTATTACAAGGtcccaattgatatatatataggatgttACACGTATACTAATTTTCCACCTTTCATGGTTTCACCTAGCTTCAAGCAGCTCATGCAGAAGAgttttgagagagagagaaaccaAGATCATGCATGCTAAAATTCTTTGACCTTTAATTTTTCCTTTGAATTTCACAGGCATGACCATACAAATAAACTGGACTACTAGAGATAATGATCACGTAAATGAATGTATGAGAGGTCCAATATTTGAAACTTTATTGGActcaaattttacaatagtTATTCCATGAACCCGGATCCAATTTTCAAGGTGGATCcgttacaatttacatactaaatgttcacaatttgacaatttacatactgaatgttcacaattcaaattgggaacatttagtatgtaaattgtacgtgaacatttagttgtgaacattcaatatataaattgtgaatactcagtatatatattgtgtatttCGGACACGGATTCACCTTACAAGGACTTGATCGCTTGTGAAATTAGAATTTCCTTTTTGGTCAAAATatgtcaataaaataataaaacaataatacacaaacttttacagggcgtttggtttgAGGGAaagaattaggtgggaaaagaattgcaattccatgggaaaagaataatgcgggaataaagtgggagtttaaattctagtgtttggttgacaggaaTAAAGttactgggaatttcaattacaatgtttagtatacatggaaattgagagggaataagtaatataaagtccaaaatgcccattgttattattattattttattattattattattatttataattgacaaattaattcacaaattgttagagttgttgcatataaagaatgtaaattttgaagagttctgcatataaagaattcaaatgaACATACACGAAAAttgttgtatataaacaatgcatataaataataatgcaaattttgaatagttgttgcatataaagatttaaataaacatacacaaagagcagtcgaagaataatacacgcTATAATTTAAAACGGAATgtcagacatcaattttaggttaaaaaggGGATGGTAAATTTGTCTCaagataaatttttttcttcctaaaattaatggaattaaaatctcatggggggccatgggattctaattccatgaaaatgagggaattgcaattccctccaaccaaacgaaggaatttagtacCATTCGGAATTAtgtgggaattaagtgggaatggaattgtaattccctccaaccaaacaccctgttaaagatttttataaactttaaaattttggaggtattcaattcaaacttttagttatatgattaagatttttaaagattttctaaaaatagggtggtattttattaaaacttttaaagaatctttaaaagtccaTTGATATTAGAAGAGTAATGAATTTTTATAGCCTTTTTTATATTGGATCTTcttttcaaatataaatagttaaaattcaTCTCTCAAACCTCATTTCTAAACTTTAGTTTCTTTCTACTAAGTCTGAATGCTTTCTCTTTCTATCTAAgctctatttatttatatttctctctatttaaactctaaaaACCTTATTATACAATAATCCGAGAAGTAAatgtagtgtttttttttttttgtttgggtcAACAAAATCAAGACCCATCTTAGAGAATGAATGTTGCTAGATTCTTGATAGGTTTCAATAAAGAGTATGCTGAAGTGAGATTAGAACTTATGGTGATGGATCCTATCCATCAATGAATAAGGTCTATGCTAAGATTTCTCAGGAAGATAGGCAAAATACAGCCAATGCAAATGATCAGCTGTTAGTTGTTAGAAAAATCTTCAAACATTTGCTTAATTCAAGAATACATGGGTTGCAGATGATTAATGGTTTGGCTACGGAGGTTAATGGATTGTATTACTTAGAAAGACCAATTATGAAGAATGTTAATTAATGCTACTAGCATagtttcaagaaaatgaatcattttccaTTTCTTGATGGCATATATGTTTCTACCTCTTGCTTTGAGTTCTTAGGTGTAGCTATTCTGGGTGTTTTTCTATTGCATTTATCAATAAACTCCAGGAAAAGCATTGTCAAACGAAATAGAAATGAACTCGCAAACTAACTAACTGCAAAAGGGAAAGAGCAAAATcttcaaaacatcaaaattaaCCAACATCACAaacgaaataaaataaaatcaaatatattctcAATCAAGTACAATTGGAAGGAATCAATCCCCATAATTTGCTCCCTTGCGCGATCTCAGTCTCTGATCTGCTAATTGGATTGTTGACGTTGCAAACTCCGCTGCTACCTTACTTGATACAGCCTGCTCTAACTTTCATAGATTGACATGATAGTATGACATCGGCGAATATTGAATATGGCATGAAACAAAAACATTACAGCAATCAATAAGTATAAatgatcaacaaaaaaaaaaaaattcaatgcaCTAATTTAAGTACCATCACAAATGAATTATCTCACCAAGGAATGGTCCCAATGTCTCCAAGTTCCACAAGGGTGTTTTTTATTGAATGTAACTCCTTGACCGCATTGCCAATGCTCATTCTGTTCTTGGGTAACTCCATCGAACAAGCTATTCCAATCTTAAAAACTGATACAAGGCATTCTATTATCTGGTCCTGAAGTACAAGGCTTCTAGAAGTTGCATTAGCTTCTTTGTGGAATAGCTTTGGATCCACAATCTCGGTGACTTGCTCAGGCATGCTCATTCTAACATAGTTATGAAGTGTTAAGCCATTATTGAAGATATCACTAGTAGGACTTTTATTGGTAAATATCTCTAACAAAAGGATTCCATAGCTATACATATCACCAAATGTTGACAAATCACTTCCCATCCCATACTctgaaaaaattcaaattcaagcaTTAGTACTCTTTcaccaaaatttatatatatactctaaaaGTCTTTATGTTTAATGAGAATTGATTCTCTCTTAAAAGTTTCAAGAtgattaactaaataaataaaagaaaatagccTACCTGGAGCTGCATATCCAATAGTCCCTTTAATTCCTATAGATGAACTCTCTTGGTTAGATGAAGATGCAACTGTAACTTCCGTGGGAAAAAACTTTGCTAATCCAAAATCAGCCACGTGAGCAACTAAGTCTCCATCCAACAAAATATTGCTTGGCTTCAAATCACAATGTACTAAACCTGTCTCCAGCTGATTATGAAGATAATCAAGTGCATTTGCCACATCAATTGCGATATTTACCCTTTGTAACAAGTTCAAACTCTTTGAATCATTATTTTCTCCCGTGTCTTTTGAGTGATTGTGCAACCAATTATCCAGACTACCATTGATCATGTACTCATAAACAATGGCGATGAAGTCATTACCCTCATGGTCGATACTACAACAAGTGGTCAAAACTTTTACCAAGTTTCGGTGCCTAATTTGCCTCAATGCTTCACATTCCACCAAAAAGCTCTTGGATGCTCCTCTCACTTGAAGCTTGAACACTTTAATTGCAACTATTCCCAAACTACCATCAAGAATGCCTTTGTAAACAATGCTGAATTTTCCAAATCCAATTATGCTGGATttagaaaattcattagttGCCTTCTGGATACTCCAATATGACAACTTAGGCATGAACTCTGTTGTTGCATCCAACTTTAAAGGCTGCTTGTTCTTCTGCTTGTAAATGAACACAATGAGAGCCACAATTATCAGCAGAATCAAAGTCCCACTTGACATTAAAATTGCCAACTTTTGAATATGGGACAGATGTTGTCTTTCCCCTTCTCTTGGGCATGTTGGCAACCCAAATTGCGGAATACCTCCGCAGAGGTTAGAGTTACCACCAAGCACAACTTCAgtcttgtttttaaaaattcctTCAGTAGGTATCTCACCTTCCAAATGGTTAAATGATAAATTCAATCGCTTCAAGTACTGAAGTTTACCTAGAAATTCTGGTATTTTTCCTGTGAGGTAATTACAAGATAGATCTAGAATTTCTAGGCTTTTTAAAGAACTGAAAGAAGGAGGGATAAATCCATGGAAAAGATTATGATTGATGTTGAGTTCAATCAAGCTAGTCAGGGCACCAATGGCACTTGGAAGTGTGCCTAAGAACATGTTGTTGGAGAGGTCTAGTGACAACAAATCTTTGAACCCACCAATCTCTACAGGAAGAGGACCTATAAAGTGATTGTGAGAGAGGTCTAAATGCACAAGTGATGTAACTTTAGGAAAATTTCCTTGGAGTTTGTTTCTGGAAAAATCTAATTCTAACAAATACTTCAACTTTTCAAAACTTATCGGTATAGTACCTTGCAACTCATTGAATTGTAGGTAAAGCCGACTAAGAAGGGACAGATTTCCCAATGAAATTGGAATCTCACCAAACAATTTGTTTCCTTCAAGGTTTAAACTGATGAGTTGTTGAAGGCTTCCCCATGAGCTTGGAATAGTACCGCCTAGCTGGTTTTCTGATAGGTGTAGGTATTGTAAGTTAACAAGATGACGAATTTCACTTGGAATAGTACCACTTACAACATTTTCTGCAATGAGAAAAACCTGAAGTCTTGAAAAGTTTGCTATGAATCTGGGCAAAACCCCTCCAAAATTGCAGTTATCCAGATACAGGAGTGCTAGTGTAGCAGTACTATTGAGAAGAGATGAGATGAAATCCAA
Coding sequences within it:
- the LOC116025652 gene encoding probable LRR receptor-like serine/threonine-protein kinase At3g47570 isoform X1 codes for the protein MSNATTLYYFAVGHNDFYGGVPSFSGLRLKYFSLYDNPLGNGKSTNLDFISSLLNSTATLALLYLDNCNFGGVLPRFIANFSRLQVFLIAENVVSGTIPSEIRHLVNLQYLHLSENQLGGTIPSSWGSLQQLISLNLEGNKLFGEIPISLGNLSLLSRLYLQFNELQGTIPISFEKLKYLLELDFSRNKLQGNFPKVTSLVHLDLSHNHFIGPLPVEIGGFKDLLSLDLSNNMFLGTLPSAIGALTSLIELNINHNLFHGFIPPSFSSLKSLEILDLSCNYLTGKIPEFLGKLQYLKRLNLSFNHLEGEIPTEGIFKNKTEVVLGGNSNLCGGIPQFGLPTCPREGERQHLSHIQKLAILMSSGTLILLIIVALIVFIYKQKNKQPLKLDATTEFMPKLSYWSIQKATNEFSKSSIIGFGKFSIVYKGILDGSLGIVAIKVFKLQVRGASKSFLVECEALRQIRHRNLVKVLTTCCSIDHEGNDFIAIVYEYMINGSLDNWLHNHSKDTGENNDSKSLNLLQRVNIAIDVANALDYLHNQLETGLVHCDLKPSNILLDGDLVAHVADFGLAKFFPTEVTVASSSNQESSSIGIKGTIGYAAPEYGMGSDLSTFGDMYSYGILLLEIFTNKSPTSDIFNNGLTLHNYVRMSMPEQVTEIVDPKLFHKEANATSRSLVLQDQIIECLVSVFKIGIACSMELPKNRMSIGNAVKELHSIKNTLVELGDIGTIPC
- the LOC116025652 gene encoding probable LRR receptor-like serine/threonine-protein kinase At3g47570 isoform X2 — its product is MSNATTLYYFAVGHNDFYGGVPSFSGLRLKYFSLYDNPLGNGKSTNLDFISSLLNSTATLALLYLDNCNFGGVLPRFIANFSRLQVFLIAENVVSGTIPSEIRHLVNLQYLHLSENQLGGTIPSSWGSLQQLISLNLEGNKLFGEIPISLGNLSLLSRLYLQFNELQGTIPISFEKLKYLLELDFSRNKLQGNFPKVTSLVHLDLSHNHFIGPLPVEIGGFKDLLSLDLSNNMFLGTLPSAIGALTSLIELNINHNLFHGFIPPSFSSLKSLEILDLSCNYLTGKIPEFLGKLQYLKRLNLSFNHLEGEIPTEGIFKNKTEVVLGGNSNLCGGIPQFGLPTCPREGERQHLSHIQKLAILMSSGTLILLIIVALIVFIYKQKNKQPLKLDATTEFMPKLSYWSIQKATNEFSKSSIIGFGKFSIVYKGILDGSLGIVAIKVFKLQVRGASKSFLVECEALRQIRHRNLVKVLTTCCSIDHEGNDFIAIVYEYMINGSLDNWLHNHSKDTGENNDSKSLNLLQRVNIAIDVANALDYLHNQLETGLVHCDLKPSNILLDGDLVAHVADFGLAKFFPTEVTVASSSNQESSSIGIKGTIGYAAPEYGMGSDLSTFGDMYSYGILLLEIFTNKSPTSDIFNNGLTLHNYVRMSMPEQVTEIVDPKLFHKEANATSRSLVLQDQIIECLVSVFKIGIACSMELPKNRMSIGNAVKELHSIKNTLVELGDIGTIP